One Alistipes sp. ZOR0009 genomic region harbors:
- a CDS encoding cob(I)yrinic acid a,c-diamide adenosyltransferase: protein MKLYTKTGDKGNTSLASGTRVSKTHPRIEAYGTVDELTAYVGLIRDTSDDQYVKEVLLEVLDRLMTIGGILSFEKVDHGYKIPQIISDDFTYIEAKIDEFTAEVPAMRSFVIPGGTILSSHCQIARTICRRAERAVLRLSEESEVPEQCTQYLNRLSDFLFILARKCVKDANINEIPWHPRVD from the coding sequence ATGAAGCTTTACACTAAAACTGGAGACAAAGGAAATACCTCGCTGGCCTCAGGTACGAGGGTTTCTAAAACGCATCCACGTATAGAGGCATATGGCACTGTAGATGAGCTCACCGCATACGTAGGTCTTATAAGAGATACTTCAGACGATCAATATGTTAAAGAAGTTCTTTTAGAAGTATTGGATAGATTAATGACCATTGGAGGAATTCTATCATTCGAGAAGGTAGATCATGGCTATAAAATTCCACAAATTATTAGCGATGATTTTACATATATTGAAGCGAAAATTGATGAATTTACGGCAGAAGTCCCTGCAATGCGATCTTTTGTTATTCCTGGTGGTACAATTCTCTCATCGCACTGCCAAATAGCCCGAACAATTTGTCGTAGAGCAGAACGTGCTGTTTTACGGTTAAGCGAGGAATCAGAAGTACCAGAGCAATGTACCCAATATTTGAACCGTTTATCTGATTTTCTGTTTATTTTGGCACGAAAGTGTGTTAAGGATGCCAACATAAACGAAATTCCATGGCATCCGCGTGTAGATTAA
- a CDS encoding DUF2795 domain-containing protein, translating to MYWTLELASKLEDAPWPASKDELIDYATRSGAPLEVIENLQEIEDEGEIYESIEDIWPDYPSKDDFFFNEDEY from the coding sequence ATGTATTGGACACTAGAACTTGCATCAAAACTAGAAGACGCTCCATGGCCTGCATCTAAAGATGAGCTTATTGACTATGCAACCCGATCGGGTGCTCCTCTTGAGGTTATTGAAAATCTTCAAGAGATTGAGGATGAAGGTGAAATATACGAGAGCATCGAGGATATTTGGCCTGATTATCCAAGTAAAGATGACTTTTTCTTTAATGAAGATGAGTATTAG